The following are from one region of the Capsicum annuum cultivar UCD-10X-F1 chromosome 1, UCD10Xv1.1, whole genome shotgun sequence genome:
- the LOC107842480 gene encoding superoxide dismutase [Cu-Zn] isoform X1, whose translation MRLSDVVSRSHTKMVKAVAVLSSSECVSGTILFSQDGDAPTTVTGNVSGLKPGLHGFHVHALGDTTNGCMSTGPHYNPAGKEHGAPEDENRHAGDLGNITVGEDGTASFTITDEQIPLTGPQSIIGRAVVVHADPDDLGKGGHELSKTTGNAGGRVACGIIGLQG comes from the exons ATGCGACTATCCGATGTTGTATCACG ATCACATACAAAAATGGTGAAGGCTGTCGCCGTCCTTAGCAGCAGTGAATGTGTTAGTGGCACCATCCTCTTCAGTCAAGATGGAGATG CTCCAACCACAGTTACCGGAAATGTCTCTGGCCTAAAACCTGGACTTCATGGCTTCCATGTACATGCCCTTGGTGATACCACAAATGGCTGCATGTCAACAG GACCACATTACAATCCTGCTGGTAAGGAACATGGTGCTCCTGAAGATGAGAACCGTCATGCTGGTGATCTTGGTAACATCACAGTTGGAGAAGATG GTACTGCTTCTTTTACTATTACCGACGAGCAG ATTCCTCTCACTGGTCCACAATCCATCATTGGAAGAGCTGTAGTTGTTCATGCTGATCCTGATGATCTTGGAAAGG GTGGACATGAGCTCAGCAAAACCACTGGAAACGCTGGCGGAAGGGTTGCTTGTG GTATTATCGGCCTCCAGGGTTAA
- the LOC107842480 gene encoding superoxide dismutase [Cu-Zn] has protein sequence MVKAVAVLSSSECVSGTILFSQDGDAPTTVTGNVSGLKPGLHGFHVHALGDTTNGCMSTGPHYNPAGKEHGAPEDENRHAGDLGNITVGEDGTASFTITDEQIPLTGPQSIIGRAVVVHADPDDLGKGGHELSKTTGNAGGRVACGIIGLQG, from the exons ATGGTGAAGGCTGTCGCCGTCCTTAGCAGCAGTGAATGTGTTAGTGGCACCATCCTCTTCAGTCAAGATGGAGATG CTCCAACCACAGTTACCGGAAATGTCTCTGGCCTAAAACCTGGACTTCATGGCTTCCATGTACATGCCCTTGGTGATACCACAAATGGCTGCATGTCAACAG GACCACATTACAATCCTGCTGGTAAGGAACATGGTGCTCCTGAAGATGAGAACCGTCATGCTGGTGATCTTGGTAACATCACAGTTGGAGAAGATG GTACTGCTTCTTTTACTATTACCGACGAGCAG ATTCCTCTCACTGGTCCACAATCCATCATTGGAAGAGCTGTAGTTGTTCATGCTGATCCTGATGATCTTGGAAAGG GTGGACATGAGCTCAGCAAAACCACTGGAAACGCTGGCGGAAGGGTTGCTTGTG GTATTATCGGCCTCCAGGGTTAA
- the LOC107842480 gene encoding superoxide dismutase [Cu-Zn] isoform X2 translates to MVKAVAVLSSSECVSGTILFSQDGDAPTTVTGNVSGLKPGLHGFHVHALGDTTNGCMSTGPHYNPAGKEHGAPEDENRHAGDLGNITVGEDGTASFTITDEQIPLTGPQSIIGRAVVVHADPDDLGKGNCCLEIQVGREVCSPV, encoded by the exons ATGGTGAAGGCTGTCGCCGTCCTTAGCAGCAGTGAATGTGTTAGTGGCACCATCCTCTTCAGTCAAGATGGAGATG CTCCAACCACAGTTACCGGAAATGTCTCTGGCCTAAAACCTGGACTTCATGGCTTCCATGTACATGCCCTTGGTGATACCACAAATGGCTGCATGTCAACAG GACCACATTACAATCCTGCTGGTAAGGAACATGGTGCTCCTGAAGATGAGAACCGTCATGCTGGTGATCTTGGTAACATCACAGTTGGAGAAGATG GTACTGCTTCTTTTACTATTACCGACGAGCAG ATTCCTCTCACTGGTCCACAATCCATCATTGGAAGAGCTGTAGTTGTTCATGCTGATCCTGATGATCTTGGAAAGG GTAATTGCTGTCTCGAAATTCAAGTGGGAAGGGAAGTGTGCAGTCCTGTATGA
- the LOC107842492 gene encoding uncharacterized protein LOC107842492, translating into MDQRLLVDSITKETTDWTCKVQEQQVSIVIYDEDIPRYDNLFLLFHTYLVSCAKVRDPRSYSIRAGTYGWVADKYTIVEPIIDNDGLEAPLPAPEKLSTLLFSAIEQQHPGVEFDLLAVVVNCSALQYTADQSKHFREAIVIDQSKTPFLFTIWDDLADNEGTTLLDHLHEHPVILAKHIGVTEFRALRLATRYQTTILPNPQGNYPDELGEAERTNVVIYFSSSTSSLNLAPIEDQVQSVSTIPESLSTVQTVHVEGRISLPDHSQSFYLLGCSHCNQDVRPKTKKKWSTASTVYYIGHWSPGATSTLTSQISAGQLQQQCQKR; encoded by the exons ATGGATCAGAGACTTCTTGTGGACTCCATCACAAAAGAAACTACAGACTGGACCTGCAAGGTTCAG GAACAACAGGTTTCCATAGTGATATACGATGAAGACATTCCCAGATACGACAACTTGTTCCTTCTTTTCCACACATATCTTGTTTCTTGTGCGAAAGTTAGGGATCCTCGTAGTTACTCGATACGAGCTGGTACATACGGATGGGTAGCTGACAAATACACAATTGTTGAACCAATTATTGACAATGATGGATTGGAAGCACCACTGCCTGCTCCAGAAAAGTTAAGCACACTTCTTTTCTCAGCGATTGAGCAACAACACCCAGGTGTTGAATTTG ATTTACTGGCAGTAGTAGTTAACTGCAGCGCCCTGCAATACACAGCTGACCAGAGCAAACACTTTCGGGAAGCGATTGTGATTGATCAAAG CAAGACACCTTTTCTATTTACCATATGGGATGACCTAGCTGACAATGAGGGAACAACCTTGTTGGATCACCTACACGAGCATCCAGTGATTCTTGCCAAGCATATAGGCGTCACTGAATTCCGTG CTCTGAGATTGGCAACAAGATATCAAACAACAATTTTACCAAATCCTCAAGGCAATTACCCTGATGAACTG GGTGAAGCAGAACGCACAAATGTTGTCATCTACTTCTCATCATCAACCTCCTCACTCAATCTTGCACCTATTGAAGATCAAGTACAATCTGTATCCACCATTCCAGAATCGCTGTCTACG GTACAGACAGTTCATGTAGAAGGCAGAATATCGCTTCCCGATCATTCTCAATCATTTTACTTGCTTGGCTGTTCACACTGTAATCAAGATGTACGtcctaaaacaaaaaaaaaatggtccACTGCTTCTACTGTATACTACATCGGCCATTGGTCCCCAG